Within bacterium, the genomic segment CGTTGGGGCCCAGGAAGGCGAACACCTCCCCCTTCTCCACCGCGAAAGAGATGTCGTCGACGGCGACGAGGTCCTTGAAGGCGCGCGTCAGGTGCCGCACCTCGATGATGGCCGCCATGGGGATCAGTCCCGCCTGCGAAGCGGGAGGCCCTTCTTCTGCAGGTAGTCGTACCGGGTGTTGTAGCCGGGCTGGTAGGCCATGGCGATGATGGAATCCTGGCTCTCCTTGATGGCGGAATAGTCCGCGAAGTCCAGGGTGCGTATCACCGCCTCGAAGACGCGCAGGGCGCCGGAGTGGTCGCAGAGCACGACGCGCCGCCCCAGGTTGTTCCTGAGCAGGTCCACGAAGGAGTGGGCGATGCGCCAGTCCGCCTCGATCAGGGTCTCCCCCTCGGGGAAGTGGTAGAAGCGGTTCTTGAAGAGCGCCTTGGCGGCCTTCTTCTTGTCGTCGTCGGTGCCGCTCATGGACGGGCCGTAGATCTCGAGCATCCGCCGGGTGATGTCGTCCTTGAACGTGTGGGTCAGGGCGCCGTACTTCTGGGAGTTCAGCCCGTAGAGCGGCGTGAACTCGACGTCCGCGATGCCGGCGGCCTCGAGGAAGCAGCGCGCGGTCTCCTCGGTGTTCTCGCTCTCGCTGCCAAAGACGGGCACCCGCCGGCCGCCCCCGGCCTGCCACAGCGGATACCCGCTCTGCGCCATGAGGTCGACCATGACCTTGAAGTCGCCGCCCAGTTCCCGGGCGGTCGCGATACCCGCGGGCTTGAGCCGGTT encodes:
- a CDS encoding histidine phosphatase family protein codes for the protein ELKSLGKRLYFFILGLTDHVTPSSYIKHKFSFLRGSVPNGDPHLFYLAWNGLLGNDSFKRVLQKKFSLRRFDDLVVPRTIPPFGARHTRYRTKLVLAVEDLKITGGKHRDTGRILDDGSGNLLREAIVWLPNGKGMPVYPDAYVPANQTQLIAIRHGKSVHESGGDNPEFVGSGVWDTWKDNRRISGSVGNRLKPAGIATARELGGDFKVMVDLMAQSGYPLWQAGGGRRVPVFGSESENTEETARCFLEAAGIADVEFTPLYGLNSQKYGALTHTFKDDITRRMLEIYGPSMSGTDDDKKKAAKALFKNRFYHFPEGETLIEADWRIAHSFVDLLRNNLGRRVVLCDHSGALRVFEAVIRTLDFADYSAIKESQDSIIAMAYQPGYNTRYDYLQKKGLPLRRRD